The Kribbella jejuensis region ACCTGGGCGAGCGGCCACCACGGCCGCGCCGGTACGTACGCCTTCGCCTTCTCCGCCTCGATCGCGGCGACCATCGCGCGGACGCCGGTCTCCGTGTCGACGATGAACGGCGCCTTCGGCACGTGCTCGTTCATCTCCGACCGGATGTACCCGGGGTAGATCGTGCTGGCCTTGATCGGCTTGCCCATCAGCTCCAGCCGCAGACCCTCACCGATCGACGCGAGCCCCGCCTTCGTCGCGGCGTACGTCGTGACCGTCTTCGGGAACCCGCGCAGCGCGGAGATCGACGCGATCAGGACGAGGTGCCCGGCGTTCCGCGCCCGGAACAACTCGAGCGCCGCCTCGACCTGCGCGAGCGCGCCGACGAAGTTCGTCAGCGCGGTGTCGCGGTTCGCGTCGAACCGCCCGGTGCCGAGCGGCGCGCCCTTCCCGAGGCCGGCGTTCACGATGATCCGGTCCAGCGGCAACTCGCCGTCGATCAAGCGGAACACCTTGAACACCTGATCGTGGTCAGTCACATCCAGACTGTGGGTAACCACCGAAATCTGTGGATAACGCTCGACCAGCTCGCTCCGGAGCGCGTCCAGCCGTTCGGTCCGCCGGGCCGTCAGCGCGAGGTTGTGGCCGTTCGCCGCGAACTGCCGTGCCATCTCCGCACCGAGACCCGAACTGGCACCGGTGATCAGGATGTTCCGTCGCATCGCGATGTCCTATCGATAGGTGAGCAGGTCCGCACCGAGGTGGACATGCTCGTTGTAGCTCACCACAGTCAGCCCGGAACGCCCGGACACGACCTTCGTAATCGCGGTGTTGATCGTCACCGGGTTCAGCTTCGTCCACAGCCCGTCGCCGCCCGACAGCAGCCGCCCCACGACGGCCGCGATCGGACCGCCGGATGTGAAGACGAGCGCGGTCGAGCCCTTCCCGAGCGAGGCGGCGGTACGTCGTACGGCCGCCTCCGACCGATCGCAGAACGCCTGGAACGTCTCGGAGTACCCGTCGCCCCCGTCGATCCACCGCTGCGTCGCCGCGCTGAACACGTCCTGGAACGCCCGCCGCGGGTTCCCGGTCCGCGCCAGGTCGGCCACCATCACAGCGTGCCGCTTGTACGACGGCTTGTGCGCGACGAGCACCTCCTGGTGGTCGAACTCGTCGTACCCCGGATCGACCTCCGCCGTGAACCCGGCGAGCGACGCGGTCTCCTGATGCCGGCGCATAGAACCCGAGACGACAAGGTCCGGCTGCAGATCAGCAAGTACCGAAGCCAGCCGCAGAGCCTGCTTCGAGCCGAGTGACGACAGCTTGTCGTAGTCGCGCGCACCGAACGACGCCTGCGCGTGCCGGATCAGGTAGATGACGCCCACTCACGCCTGCCGGATGATCTTGCGGCAGCGCCGCTCGAGCAGGTTCACCGGGAGCCAGAAGTTCTTGAACCGCGGGTTCCGCGTCTGCTTGTGGTGATACCGGTAGTAGATCTGCTGCGCGATCACCGCGAGCCGGAACAACCCGAACACCTCGTAGAACGCCCAGTTGTCCACAGGCAGCCCCGACTGCTTCGAGTAGTAGTCCACAATCTCGTCCCGCGTCAGCATCCCCGGTACGTCGGACGGCTGCAGCCGGAACCGGCGGAACGCCCAGTCGTCGTCGGCCTGGACCCAGTACGCCAGCGCACTGCCCAGATCCATCAGCGGATCGCCCAGTGTCGCGAGCTCCCAGTCCAGTACGCCGACCACGCGCAGCGGATCGTCCGGAGCGAGTACGACGTTGTCGAGCCGGAAGTCGTTGTGGACAACGCACGTCCCAACATCCACAGGCTGATTCGCGGCCAGCCAAGTCATGACCCGCTCGTAACTCGGCACGTTCCACGTCTTCGCCTTGCGGTAGCGCTCGGACCAACCGGCGACCTGGCGCCCGACGTACCCGGAACCGCGCCCGAGATCCTCCAGCCCGGCGGCGGCGGGATCGACCGCGTGCAGCTCCACGAGCGTGTCGATCAACGTGAACCCCAGCTGCCGCGCCTGCGCTGCGGTCAGATCGACGCCGAGCGAGTGGTGCCCGGGGATCGTCCCGACCACCCGCTCCATCACGTAGAACTCGGAGCCGATCACCGACTCGTCGTTGCAATGAGCAACCATCTCTGGGACGTACCGGAAGACCGGTTTGAGGCTCTTCTGGATGCGGAACTCGCGCCCCATGTCGTGCGCGCTCTTCGCCTTCGTCCCGGCCGGCGGGCGGCGCAGGATCAGGTCGCGCTCGTCATACCGCAGCAAGTACGTGAGGTTCGACGCTCCGCCGGAGAACTGGTTCACCTCCGGCAAACCGTCCGGGACCACAGTCTGTTGCCGCAGCCAAGCATCCACCGCGGGTACGTCGAACGCGTCCTCGTCGCGCACCGCTCGAGCGCCGTCCGGCACCCCGTCACCGCCCGTCCGGCGACGGCGTCTCCGGCTGCGTCTCGGGCTGCGTCGCCCGCTCGGCACGGGCGTGCGCGCGCGCAGCGACCTTGCGCATCTGCCAGTCGTACACCGGCCGCGCCAACCGCTTCGTCCAGTACGCGACCCGGGCCGGCTGGTCCGGGATGATCAGGTGCCGCTTCTTGTTGATCCCGGCAACGACCACCGCGGCGATGTCGTCCGCGGACCGCGGCGACTTCTCGATCAGCTGCCGCGCGGTCGCGCCCATCGCACTGTCGGCACCGCGGATCGAGTCTGCCAAGTTGGTCCGGAAGAACGACGGGCAGACCACCGAGACGTTGACCCCGCACGGATGCAGCTCGTGCGACAGCGTCTCGGAGAGCGCGACCACGCCGGCCTTG contains the following coding sequences:
- a CDS encoding SDR family oxidoreductase; translated protein: MRRNILITGASSGLGAEMARQFAANGHNLALTARRTERLDALRSELVERYPQISVVTHSLDVTDHDQVFKVFRLIDGELPLDRIIVNAGLGKGAPLGTGRFDANRDTALTNFVGALAQVEAALELFRARNAGHLVLIASISALRGFPKTVTTYAATKAGLASIGEGLRLELMGKPIKASTIYPGYIRSEMNEHVPKAPFIVDTETGVRAMVAAIEAEKAKAYVPARPWWPLAQVMRVAPLPLLKRMI
- a CDS encoding histidine phosphatase family protein; protein product: MGVIYLIRHAQASFGARDYDKLSSLGSKQALRLASVLADLQPDLVVSGSMRRHQETASLAGFTAEVDPGYDEFDHQEVLVAHKPSYKRHAVMVADLARTGNPRRAFQDVFSAATQRWIDGGDGYSETFQAFCDRSEAAVRRTAASLGKGSTALVFTSGGPIAAVVGRLLSGGDGLWTKLNPVTINTAITKVVSGRSGLTVVSYNEHVHLGADLLTYR
- a CDS encoding phosphotransferase family protein, with the protein product MPDGARAVRDEDAFDVPAVDAWLRQQTVVPDGLPEVNQFSGGASNLTYLLRYDERDLILRRPPAGTKAKSAHDMGREFRIQKSLKPVFRYVPEMVAHCNDESVIGSEFYVMERVVGTIPGHHSLGVDLTAAQARQLGFTLIDTLVELHAVDPAAAGLEDLGRGSGYVGRQVAGWSERYRKAKTWNVPSYERVMTWLAANQPVDVGTCVVHNDFRLDNVVLAPDDPLRVVGVLDWELATLGDPLMDLGSALAYWVQADDDWAFRRFRLQPSDVPGMLTRDEIVDYYSKQSGLPVDNWAFYEVFGLFRLAVIAQQIYYRYHHKQTRNPRFKNFWLPVNLLERRCRKIIRQA